CTGCTCGATCAGCCGCCTGCACCAACCGCTGGCTTGCGCCGTACCCTCCGGGCCCGCCCGCCTTGGAACACAACTGCCGATCACAGCGAATGACGTTCACGTACGTCGTTGCGTACGATTGGTGCAACTCCTCGGAACCGGAGATCGCCCATGCCCGTCCTCACCGCCAGTGAAGCCCGCGCCACCTGTACCGCCTGATCGATCAGACGGCCGAGTCGCACCAACCGACTCACATCGCCGGCAAGCGCAGCAGCGCGGTGCTGCTGTCCGAAGAAGACTGGCAGGCCATCCAGGAAACCCTGTACCTGCTGGCCGTACCGGGCATGCGCGAGTCGTTCAAGAAGGGCATTGTTGAGCCGCTCGAAGACGATGCCACGAACTGGAGTGGTGAACTGGCTTGTCGTCAGCGACTGCGCAAACTCCTTCAGCTTGTCCTTGTCACAAGGGCCCCGGCCAGATCTTCAGAGCACTCTGCGCGAGTGCCTCTCCGCGCGCTGCAATGCCTGCCTCGTCCCACGCGTCTTGCTGCATCAGCTGACGGTTCAGGTGCAAGTTCGAGTGTTCGAATAGGGCCTTGCGCTTCGCCGCGAAGGCAGAGTTCTGCAGCGAACGGTTGACGCCGTAGTGCACAAGGGTCAGGTTGCCCAGTCGGGGGATGGCCTCCTGGCGCTGCAGGATGGCGTCGCTGCGCGCGTCGATACCTTCCGTCGCAAACCGCTTGGCAGCCGCTGCAGAAGCCTCCTCCGAGGTCACAGTGGTACCGTCGAACAGTGGCCAGTGTGCAGTCCAAGCCTGCGGCATCACATGGTCGATGTCGAGTGCGTCCAGGTCCAGCGGAACTCGCTCCTCGGAGCGCGCTGTTCGCATCGCCGTCTCCAATCGATGGAAAACCGCGCGGAGCTTGGCCGCATCCAACCGGCCGGGGTACGCAGATCCCGCGAGCCACTGCTGCCGAAACTCGTTGTCAGTGGGCCAGCGCGACGCGTCACCCGAGAGTGATGACAGCACCGTTCGAAGTGACGCAGCGCTGAGCTCCCCATCGATCAGCTTCTTCAACTGTTGCGCGAAGACCTTGTTGTAGTTCTTTCGTGATAGCCCACATACCGCACGTCGGACCAGATAGGACTCAATGCACGAGAAGATCAGGTGCTGCTCGTCAAGGCTGAGATCGGATGCTGCCACGCGGATGGCGAGGGCATGGGTCGGCGAAGCATCCCAGACGGCCACTCTGCGGCCAAAGACTGCAACCGGACTGTCGCCCGATCCCAGCACCAGCGCCTTGTAGTGCCCAGCAAGGCTATTCAGCATCCCAAGTTGAGCGTTAGCGTGGCTCAGCCCCGGTGTACCGTCGACGAAACGGCGGTAGCCGGCGTACAACCGCCCGACATCGATCTCGTCG
The Sphaerotilus microaerophilus DNA segment above includes these coding regions:
- a CDS encoding DUF262 domain-containing protein; the protein is MDSRTFSVQQIYQDRRQYRVPFYQRPYVWNREDQWGRLWEDIRDKADARLHDNKPVPHFMGAVVLEPQKKAGLLGVERHHIIDGQQRLTTLQYVLTALVHTLRAAGHEKLLPLIDACLTNSNPETMEDESVEQFKLWPTFRDRKQYEMAMTAGSVDALRERFPASFTQTGSLRKIGIDHPPALEAIMFFHESMLDWVRDPSEGDIATRSMALASAVLTDLSIVCISLGEEDDAQVIFETLNGHGAELHATDLIRNYIFMRAGTDADDLYNNLWSQFEAPLWSELQSRGRLNRPRLEWFVQTAVQAQTGDEIDVGRLYAGYRRFVDGTPGLSHANAQLGMLNSLAGHYKALVLGSGDSPVAVFGRRVAVWDASPTHALAIRVAASDLSLDEQHLIFSCIESYLVRRAVCGLSRKNYNKVFAQQLKKLIDGELSAASLRTVLSSLSGDASRWPTDNEFRQQWLAGSAYPGRLDAAKLRAVFHRLETAMRTARSEERVPLDLDALDIDHVMPQAWTAHWPLFDGTTVTSEEASAAAAKRFATEGIDARSDAILQRQEAIPRLGNLTLVHYGVNRSLQNSAFAAKRKALFEHSNLHLNRQLMQQDAWDEAGIAARGEALAQSALKIWPGPL